One Methylophilus sp. TWE2 DNA segment encodes these proteins:
- the ftsH gene encoding ATP-dependent zinc metalloprotease FtsH has product MNNLLKNIAIWVAIALLLMTVFNQFNGTGRSSGQVVYSQFMQEVKDGRVAKVQIDGRSLHVTTNEGKAYDTFSPSDPWLVSDLLKNNVIVEAKPEEHESMLMSIFVSWFPMILLIGVWIFFMRQMQGGGKGGGPFSFGKSKARQLDESNNSTTFADVAGCDEAKEEVAELVEFLKDPSKFQKLGGRIPRGVLMVGPPGTGKTLLARAIAGEAKVPFFSISGSDFVEMFVGVGAARVRDMFETAKKNSPCIVFIDEIDAVGRHRGAGTGGGNDEREQTLNQMLVEMDGFEANSGVIVIAATNRADVLDKALLRPGRFDRQVMVGLPDIKGREQILNVHMRKVPIDPDVKADILARGTPGFSGADLANLVNEAALFAARRNKRTVDMQDFEDAKDKIFMGPERKSMVMREEERLNTAYHESGHAVVAKLLPKADPVHKVTIMPRGWALGLTWQLPEHDRISNYKDKMLEDISILFGGRIAEEIFMNQMSTGASNDFERATKMARDMVTKFGMSDTLGTMVYAGSEQDSWMGSMSSRTVSEATQQKVDAEIRRILDEQYAIARKLLEDNRDKVEAMTKALMEFETIDADQINDIMAGLPVRAPKQKNGPTMTSGGSGTGTIVNPTPQPTAKGDGTESNV; this is encoded by the coding sequence TTGAATAATCTACTGAAGAATATCGCGATTTGGGTAGCTATCGCCTTGTTGCTGATGACGGTATTTAATCAATTCAACGGCACGGGCAGGAGTAGCGGTCAGGTGGTTTACTCGCAGTTTATGCAAGAGGTCAAAGATGGCCGTGTTGCAAAAGTACAAATTGATGGCCGCTCACTGCATGTGACAACCAATGAAGGTAAAGCCTACGATACATTTTCGCCTTCAGATCCATGGCTGGTTTCTGACCTGCTCAAAAATAACGTGATTGTGGAAGCCAAACCAGAAGAGCATGAATCCATGCTCATGAGCATTTTCGTGTCCTGGTTCCCGATGATTCTGCTGATTGGCGTCTGGATTTTCTTCATGCGCCAGATGCAAGGTGGTGGCAAGGGCGGTGGTCCATTCTCATTTGGCAAGAGCAAGGCGCGTCAATTGGACGAGTCTAACAATAGTACAACCTTTGCCGATGTGGCAGGCTGTGACGAAGCCAAGGAAGAAGTGGCTGAACTGGTCGAATTCCTGAAAGACCCAAGCAAGTTCCAGAAACTGGGTGGCCGCATTCCACGTGGCGTATTGATGGTAGGCCCACCAGGGACTGGTAAAACCTTGCTGGCTCGTGCGATTGCGGGTGAAGCCAAGGTACCATTCTTCAGCATTTCCGGTTCAGACTTTGTTGAAATGTTTGTCGGCGTGGGTGCTGCACGTGTGCGTGACATGTTTGAAACCGCCAAGAAAAACTCGCCCTGTATCGTGTTTATTGACGAGATTGATGCCGTCGGTCGTCATCGTGGTGCCGGTACCGGTGGCGGTAATGATGAACGTGAACAAACCCTGAACCAGATGCTGGTTGAGATGGATGGCTTTGAAGCAAACTCAGGCGTCATCGTGATTGCGGCTACTAACCGTGCTGATGTGCTGGATAAAGCGTTGTTACGTCCAGGCCGTTTTGACCGTCAGGTGATGGTTGGCTTGCCAGATATCAAAGGCCGCGAGCAGATCTTAAACGTGCACATGCGTAAAGTACCAATTGACCCGGACGTCAAAGCCGATATCTTGGCCCGTGGTACACCAGGCTTTAGTGGTGCTGACTTGGCCAACCTGGTGAACGAAGCTGCCCTGTTTGCAGCGCGCCGCAATAAGCGCACCGTAGACATGCAGGACTTTGAAGATGCCAAAGACAAAATCTTCATGGGCCCTGAGCGCAAGTCTATGGTCATGCGTGAGGAAGAGCGCTTGAATACGGCGTATCACGAATCTGGTCACGCCGTAGTCGCCAAGCTGTTGCCCAAGGCTGACCCGGTACACAAAGTGACCATTATGCCGCGCGGATGGGCGTTAGGCCTGACCTGGCAGTTGCCTGAGCACGACCGTATCAGCAACTACAAAGACAAGATGCTGGAAGACATTTCGATTTTGTTCGGCGGCCGTATTGCCGAAGAGATTTTCATGAATCAAATGTCTACTGGTGCGTCGAATGACTTTGAACGTGCGACAAAAATGGCACGTGACATGGTCACCAAGTTTGGTATGTCTGACACCTTGGGTACCATGGTTTACGCGGGTAGTGAACAGGATTCATGGATGGGCAGCATGTCTTCCCGTACCGTGTCTGAGGCGACACAGCAAAAAGTGGATGCTGAAATCCGCCGTATCCTCGACGAGCAATATGCGATTGCGCGTAAATTGCTGGAAGATAACCGTGATAAGGTAGAGGCCATGACCAAGGCGTTGATGGAATTTGAAACCATTGATGCTGACCAGATCAACGACATCATGGCTGGTTTACCAGTCCGTGCGCCTAAACAGAAAAATGGCCCAACCATGACTTCTGGTGGTAGCGGCACCGGTACCATCGTCAACCCTACGCCACAACCGACGGCGAAAGGTGATGGCACCGAAAGTAATGTCTAG